One region of Deltaproteobacteria bacterium genomic DNA includes:
- the sufD gene encoding Fe-S cluster assembly protein SufD, translating to MNGAASDQQGYLEDYEKLAARASRNGGAWVGDLRRRAMDRFRSLGFPTTRDEEWKYTSLEGLRRARLRTIDTATGGARGRDPFESGDWERYELMFPWTGEGKTGPGVREGRERGSDAGNANVAEKGSNRVAAAAGARDGDVFIGRLADAVELGLPWVKANLGRHADYDGHALRALNTAFVEDGGAVRLGRGVDLDRPVHMVFLADAGQESNRIVHPRTLVVVGAGSRLTLVEAYAGSGDAVHCTNAVTEIVLEDDAELDHYRLVREGGGTFHLGTVQVHQSRNSRYRSHSVTTGGAMTRVELNALFDGEGADCLLQGLYVAGGSQHVDSRTAIEHAKPHGTSSELYKGVLNDRARAVFNGKIVVRKDAQKTDARQSNRNLMLSRDAEIDSKPQLEILADDVRCAHGTTIGQLEEDEMFYLRSRGLDAALARKLLVHGFASEILDGVAIEPLRDGLTSRVLAELGA from the coding sequence ATGAACGGGGCGGCGTCCGACCAGCAGGGCTACCTCGAGGACTACGAGAAGCTCGCGGCGCGGGCCTCGCGCAACGGCGGCGCCTGGGTCGGCGACCTGCGCCGCAGGGCCATGGACCGCTTCCGCTCCCTGGGGTTTCCCACGACTCGCGACGAGGAGTGGAAGTACACGAGCCTGGAGGGGCTGCGGCGGGCGCGTCTGCGTACCATCGACACGGCGACGGGCGGGGCTCGAGGGCGCGATCCGTTCGAATCGGGCGACTGGGAGCGCTACGAGTTGATGTTCCCGTGGACCGGCGAAGGAAAAACCGGCCCGGGAGTGCGTGAGGGGCGTGAACGAGGCAGCGACGCCGGGAACGCGAACGTGGCTGAGAAGGGGTCGAACCGGGTCGCCGCGGCCGCGGGTGCGCGCGATGGGGATGTCTTCATCGGCCGTCTGGCGGACGCCGTGGAACTGGGTTTGCCTTGGGTGAAAGCCAACCTCGGGCGTCACGCCGACTATGATGGACACGCGCTCCGTGCGCTCAACACGGCCTTCGTGGAGGATGGCGGCGCGGTCCGGCTGGGACGCGGAGTCGACCTCGACCGGCCCGTCCACATGGTCTTCCTCGCCGACGCCGGGCAGGAATCCAACCGCATCGTGCATCCGCGCACCCTGGTGGTGGTGGGCGCCGGCAGCCGGCTGACGCTGGTGGAGGCCTACGCGGGCTCCGGCGACGCGGTCCACTGCACCAACGCCGTCACCGAGATCGTGCTGGAGGACGACGCCGAGCTGGACCACTACCGTCTGGTGCGCGAGGGCGGCGGGACGTTCCACCTCGGCACGGTGCAGGTGCACCAGTCGCGCAACAGCCGCTACCGTTCGCATTCGGTGACCACGGGCGGCGCCATGACGCGCGTGGAACTGAACGCGCTGTTCGACGGCGAGGGCGCCGACTGCCTGCTCCAGGGACTCTACGTGGCCGGCGGCTCGCAGCACGTGGACAGCCGCACGGCCATCGAGCACGCAAAGCCCCACGGCACCAGCAGCGAGCTGTACAAGGGCGTGCTCAACGACCGGGCGCGGGCGGTGTTCAACGGCAAGATCGTGGTGCGCAAGGACGCACAGAAGACCGACGCGCGGCAGTCCAACCGGAACCTGATGCTGTCCAGGGACGCGGAGATCGACAGCAAGCCGCAATTGGAGATCCTGGCCGACGACGTGCGTTGCGCCCACGGCACCACCATCGGCCAACTGGAAGAGGACGAGATGTTCTACCTGCGCTCCCGCGGGCTGGACGCGGCGCTGGCCCGGAAGCTGCTGGTGCACGGCTTCGCCAGCGAGATCCTCGACGGCGTCGCCATCGAGCCCCTGCGGGACGGACTGACGAGCCGGGTGCTGGCGGAGTTGGGAGCATGA
- a CDS encoding cysteine desulfurase has translation MGQVRTTGWNGTENGFDVARVREDFPILGESVHGKPLVYLDNAATAQKPRSVIERVAGYYETENSNIHRGVHRLSELATRAYEDARGAVRRFLNAAQDREIVFVRGATEAINLVARCYGGVHLEAGDEVVISAMEHHSNIVPWQLICQEKGAVLRVIPVDDRGDVVMEAYHRLLGPRTRIVALPHVSNALGTVNPIKEMIADAHRAGIPVLIDGAQGAPHAAVDVQDLDCDFYAFSSHKLYGPTGVGVLYGKAGLLEAMPPYQGGGDMILTVSFEATEYNDLPYKFEAGTPNIAGVIGLGAAVEYLAGLGIEAVAAHEDRVLAYAVERLTHVPGLRLIGTPARRASLVSFIFGDVHAHDIGTILDQEGIAVRTGHHCAMPVMDRFGVPATVRASFACYNTEAEVDVLAEGLERVRRLFDGV, from the coding sequence ATGGGACAGGTCAGGACCACAGGTTGGAACGGGACGGAGAACGGCTTCGACGTGGCGCGGGTGCGCGAGGATTTCCCGATCCTCGGCGAGAGCGTCCACGGCAAGCCCTTGGTGTACCTCGACAACGCCGCCACGGCGCAGAAGCCGCGCTCCGTCATCGAGCGCGTGGCGGGCTACTATGAGACCGAGAACTCCAACATCCATCGAGGCGTGCACCGCCTGAGCGAGCTGGCCACCCGGGCCTACGAGGATGCGCGCGGCGCCGTGCGGCGGTTCCTCAACGCGGCGCAGGACCGGGAGATCGTGTTCGTGCGCGGTGCCACCGAGGCCATCAACCTCGTGGCCCGGTGCTACGGCGGTGTTCACCTCGAGGCGGGGGACGAGGTGGTGATCTCCGCCATGGAGCACCACTCCAACATCGTGCCGTGGCAGCTCATCTGCCAGGAGAAGGGCGCGGTGCTCCGGGTCATTCCGGTGGACGACCGCGGCGACGTCGTCATGGAGGCCTATCACCGGCTGCTGGGACCGCGCACCCGCATCGTGGCGTTGCCGCACGTGTCCAACGCCCTGGGCACGGTGAACCCCATCAAGGAGATGATCGCGGACGCGCACCGGGCAGGCATCCCGGTGCTCATCGACGGCGCCCAAGGGGCGCCCCACGCCGCCGTGGACGTGCAGGACCTGGACTGCGACTTCTACGCCTTCTCCAGCCACAAGCTCTACGGCCCCACCGGCGTCGGCGTGCTCTACGGAAAGGCCGGGCTGCTGGAGGCCATGCCGCCCTACCAAGGGGGCGGCGACATGATCCTCACGGTTAGCTTCGAGGCCACCGAGTACAACGATCTGCCGTACAAGTTCGAGGCCGGCACCCCGAACATTGCCGGGGTCATCGGCCTGGGCGCGGCCGTCGAGTACCTCGCCGGTCTCGGCATCGAGGCGGTGGCGGCCCACGAGGACCGGGTGCTCGCCTATGCGGTGGAACGGCTCACGCACGTTCCCGGCCTGCGGCTCATCGGCACCCCGGCTCGCCGGGCATCGCTGGTCTCGTTCATCTTCGGAGACGTGCACGCCCACGACATCGGCACCATCCTGGACCAGGAGGGCATCGCCGTGCGCACCGGACACCACTGTGCCATGCCCGTGATGGACCGGTTCGGGGTGCCGGCCACCGTGCGCGCCTCGTTCGCGTGCTACAACACCGAGGCCGAGGTGGACGTGCTGGCGGAGGGACTCGAAAGGGTAAGGAGGCTGTTCGACGGTGTCTGA
- a CDS encoding SUF system NifU family Fe-S cluster assembly protein — protein sequence MSDLRDLYQELILDHNRKPRNFGPLAGANRSARGVNPLCGDKVTVHLHVEDDRVTGVSFEGTGCAISIASASVMTESLKARSCDDAREMFERFHQMVAADDGGGNNGAGMGKLAAFAGVRDYPARVKCATLAWHTLRAALDGDGKAVSTE from the coding sequence GTGTCTGACCTGAGGGACCTTTACCAGGAGCTGATCCTGGACCATAACCGCAAGCCGCGGAACTTCGGGCCGCTGGCCGGTGCCAACCGCAGCGCCCGGGGTGTCAACCCGCTGTGCGGCGACAAGGTCACGGTCCACCTGCACGTGGAGGACGACCGCGTGACGGGCGTGAGCTTCGAGGGCACGGGCTGCGCCATCTCCATCGCCTCCGCCTCGGTCATGACCGAGAGCCTGAAGGCGCGGAGTTGCGACGACGCCCGGGAGATGTTCGAGCGGTTTCACCAGATGGTGGCGGCCGACGACGGCGGTGGCAACAACGGCGCCGGCATGGGCAAACTGGCGGCCTTCGCGGGCGTGCGCGACTATCCGGCGCGGGTGAAGTGCGCTACCCTGGCATGGCACACGTTGCGCGCGGCCTTGGACGGCGACGGCAAGGCCGTGAGCACCGAGTAG
- a CDS encoding DUF59 domain-containing protein, protein MESVAEQKDIERRAIEAIQTCYDPEVPVNIHEMGLIYGVEVDPLGLVTVTMTLTAPNCPAAQSLPAEVEEKVRAVDGVTDVHVDIVWEPPWDPSRMSDAAKLQLGML, encoded by the coding sequence GTGGAAAGCGTTGCGGAGCAGAAGGACATCGAACGGCGCGCCATCGAGGCGATACAAACCTGCTACGACCCCGAGGTGCCGGTGAACATCCACGAAATGGGCCTGATCTACGGGGTGGAGGTGGACCCCCTCGGCCTGGTGACGGTCACTATGACCCTCACCGCCCCCAACTGTCCGGCGGCCCAGTCGCTTCCCGCGGAGGTGGAGGAGAAGGTCCGGGCGGTGGACGGCGTCACGGACGTGCACGTGGACATCGTCTGGGAGCCGCCCTGGGACCCCAGCCGCATGTCGGACGCGGCCAAGCTGCAGCTCGGCATGCTGTAG
- the lysS gene encoding lysine--tRNA ligase, with the protein MDEANEQMAVRRQKVAQLQAQGLPVYPNDFRPSHTAEDIRERHGDLDPDGLEALTEEFALAGRIRAHRPHGKAAFFELEDRSGRLQVYARKDKLGDEAYARVRAADVGDIVGVAGRLFRTRTNELTIEAREVRLLSKCIRPLPEKWHGLKDVETRYRQRYVDLMVNPEVREVFRHRSRIISLIRRFLEQRGFLEVETPMMQPMAGGAAAKPFVTHHNALDLDLYLRVAPELFLKRLLVGGLERVFELNRNFRNEGLSTRHNPEFTMVEFYQAYADYRDMMELTEELFVELAQAVRGSLRIPWGEHEVNLGRPWQRLSLVEGVARHAGVDESELGNAESLRKLAERHSLKVDPKLGRGKLLVELFEHLVEPGLIQPTFVTGYPLEVSPLARRNDANPAFVDRFELFIGGRELANAFSELNDPADQRRRFEEQAAARRAGDDTACEVDEDYVRALEYAMPPAAGEGIGIDRLVMLLTDSPSIRDVILFPLLRS; encoded by the coding sequence ATGGATGAAGCCAACGAGCAGATGGCGGTGCGCCGCCAGAAGGTGGCGCAGCTCCAGGCGCAGGGTCTCCCTGTCTACCCCAACGACTTTCGTCCCAGTCACACGGCGGAGGACATCCGCGAACGCCACGGCGACCTCGACCCAGACGGGCTGGAAGCGTTGACGGAAGAGTTCGCGCTGGCGGGCCGCATCCGCGCGCACCGGCCCCACGGCAAGGCGGCCTTCTTCGAACTGGAGGACCGGAGCGGCCGGCTCCAGGTCTACGCGCGCAAGGACAAGCTGGGGGACGAGGCCTACGCGCGCGTGCGCGCGGCGGACGTGGGCGACATCGTCGGCGTGGCCGGCCGTCTGTTCCGCACCCGCACCAACGAGCTGACCATCGAGGCTCGTGAAGTCCGCCTGCTGAGCAAGTGCATCCGCCCGCTGCCGGAGAAGTGGCATGGCTTGAAGGATGTGGAGACCCGCTACCGGCAGCGCTACGTGGACCTGATGGTGAACCCGGAGGTGCGCGAGGTTTTCCGCCACCGCTCGCGCATCATCTCGCTCATCCGCCGCTTCCTGGAGCAGCGCGGCTTCCTCGAGGTCGAGACCCCCATGATGCAGCCCATGGCGGGTGGCGCGGCGGCCAAGCCCTTCGTGACGCACCACAACGCCCTGGACCTGGACCTCTACCTGCGGGTGGCGCCGGAGCTGTTCCTCAAGCGCCTACTGGTGGGAGGGCTGGAGCGTGTCTTCGAATTGAACCGCAACTTCCGCAACGAAGGGCTGTCCACGCGCCACAATCCCGAGTTCACCATGGTGGAGTTCTACCAGGCCTACGCTGACTACCGTGACATGATGGAGCTCACCGAGGAGCTGTTCGTGGAGTTGGCCCAGGCGGTGCGCGGGAGCCTGCGCATCCCGTGGGGCGAGCACGAGGTGAACCTGGGGCGGCCCTGGCAACGGCTCTCCCTGGTCGAAGGCGTGGCGCGCCACGCCGGCGTGGACGAGTCGGAGCTGGGCAACGCGGAGTCCCTGCGCAAGCTCGCCGAGCGGCACTCCCTCAAGGTCGACCCCAAGCTCGGCCGCGGCAAACTCCTGGTGGAGTTGTTCGAGCATCTGGTGGAGCCCGGCCTGATCCAACCCACGTTCGTCACCGGCTATCCCCTGGAAGTATCGCCGCTGGCGCGCCGGAACGATGCGAACCCCGCATTCGTCGACCGCTTCGAGCTTTTCATCGGCGGCAGGGAGCTGGCCAACGCCTTCTCCGAGCTCAACGACCCGGCCGACCAGCGGCGTCGCTTCGAGGAACAGGCGGCGGCGCGGCGCGCCGGCGACGACACCGCCTGCGAGGTGGACGAGGACTATGTGCGCGCCCTGGAGTACGCCATGCCGCCGGCGGCGGGGGAGGGCATCGGCATCGACCGCCTGGTGATGCTCCTGACCGATTCCCCCTCGATCCGCGACGTCATCCTCTTCCCGTTGCTGCGTTCCTGA
- a CDS encoding ABC transporter permease yields the protein MPYELFVGLRYLRARRSERFISLLTVISVLGVMIAVVTLNVVIAVMTGFEEVLRDRLLGLNAHVLLVRPASYLRGYDDLARRVGEREDVVSAAPMLTGHIILTSRSRVSGVVVRGIDPDRSSVELQEHLREGRLDGLKTRTPATVDGRELHLPGIIIGDRLAEQLRVGLGDALQAVSPIGSPTAVGIIPRIRRFAVVGIFDSGMREYDSGLAFLGLPAAQDFFGVGKVATSIEVTVTDVGDAQAIAAGIQEDVGDRYRVEDWTRLWPNLFAALRLEKTVYFLVLLLMVLIAAFNIVSTLIMVVMEKRKDIAVLRSMGASRGSIRWIFLLKGWIIGAAGTLLGVVFGYVLARLIERYQFIDLPEDVFVVSTVPVSISPLYFALVALASLVICCLASIYPARQAARLHPVDVIRYE from the coding sequence ATGCCGTACGAGTTGTTCGTAGGGCTGCGCTATCTGCGCGCCCGGCGCAGCGAGCGGTTCATCTCCCTGCTCACCGTCATCTCCGTGCTCGGAGTGATGATCGCGGTGGTTACCCTCAACGTGGTGATCGCGGTGATGACCGGCTTCGAAGAGGTGCTGCGCGACCGCCTCCTGGGCCTCAACGCCCACGTGCTCCTGGTCCGGCCGGCCAGCTACCTGCGGGGTTACGACGACCTCGCCCGGCGCGTCGGCGAGCGCGAGGACGTGGTCTCGGCCGCGCCCATGCTCACGGGGCATATCATCCTCACCTCCCGAAGCCGGGTCTCGGGCGTGGTCGTACGCGGCATCGACCCGGACCGTTCCAGCGTGGAACTCCAGGAACATCTTCGGGAGGGACGCCTGGACGGTCTCAAGACGCGCACCCCGGCGACCGTGGACGGCCGGGAACTGCATCTCCCGGGCATCATCATCGGCGACAGGCTCGCGGAGCAGCTCCGGGTGGGCCTGGGCGATGCGCTACAGGCGGTGTCCCCCATCGGCAGCCCCACCGCCGTCGGCATCATCCCGCGCATCCGGCGTTTCGCGGTGGTCGGCATCTTCGATTCGGGCATGCGCGAGTACGACAGCGGGTTGGCGTTCCTCGGTCTCCCGGCGGCCCAGGACTTCTTCGGCGTGGGCAAGGTCGCCACCAGCATCGAGGTCACCGTCACCGACGTGGGCGACGCCCAAGCCATCGCCGCGGGCATCCAGGAGGACGTCGGCGACCGTTACCGGGTGGAGGACTGGACGCGCCTGTGGCCCAACCTCTTCGCCGCGCTGCGCCTGGAGAAGACGGTGTATTTCCTGGTGCTCCTGCTCATGGTGCTCATCGCGGCTTTCAACATCGTCTCGACCCTGATCATGGTGGTGATGGAGAAGCGCAAGGACATCGCCGTGCTGCGCTCCATGGGGGCGTCCCGCGGCAGCATCCGCTGGATCTTCCTGCTGAAGGGGTGGATCATCGGCGCCGCCGGCACCCTGTTGGGCGTGGTGTTCGGCTACGTGCTCGCACGGCTCATCGAGCGGTACCAGTTCATCGATCTGCCCGAGGACGTCTTCGTGGTCTCCACCGTGCCTGTGAGCATCTCGCCGCTCTACTTCGCCCTGGTGGCGCTGGCCTCCCTGGTCATCTGCTGTCTCGCCAGCATCTACCCGGCGCGGCAGGCGGCGCGGCTCCATCCGGTGGACGTCATCCGTTACGAGTAG
- a CDS encoding ABC transporter ATP-binding protein, with the protein MAALIEIRGLVKSYIAGDRRVDVLADLDLALEQGERLAIIGDSGVGKSTLLYIIGTLDRADGGTLRYEGRDVTGWSDDEISALRNRTIGFVFQFHHLLPDFNALENVMMPALIARWDRPRARESALELLDIVGLAHRLTHRPGELSGGEQQRVAIARALILGPRLMLADEPTGNLDPGTAGEIEDLLCGLNEERGLGLIVTTHNRHLAGRMNRRLELREGRLFAFAE; encoded by the coding sequence ATGGCGGCGCTCATCGAGATACGCGGGCTCGTCAAGTCCTACATCGCCGGCGACCGGCGCGTGGACGTGCTCGCGGACCTGGATCTGGCACTGGAGCAAGGCGAGCGGCTCGCCATCATCGGCGACTCCGGGGTGGGCAAGAGCACACTGTTGTACATCATCGGTACTCTCGACCGGGCCGACGGCGGTACGCTGCGTTACGAGGGACGGGACGTCACCGGCTGGAGCGACGACGAGATCTCCGCGCTGCGCAACCGCACCATCGGCTTCGTCTTCCAGTTCCACCACCTGCTCCCCGACTTCAACGCCCTGGAGAACGTCATGATGCCGGCCCTGATCGCGCGCTGGGACCGGCCCCGCGCGCGGGAGTCCGCCTTGGAGTTGCTGGACATCGTGGGTCTGGCGCACCGGCTGACGCACCGGCCCGGGGAGTTGTCCGGCGGGGAGCAGCAGCGGGTGGCCATCGCGCGCGCGCTGATCCTCGGCCCGCGGCTCATGCTGGCCGACGAACCCACGGGCAACCTGGATCCGGGGACCGCGGGCGAGATCGAGGACCTGCTCTGCGGCCTCAACGAGGAGCGCGGTTTGGGTCTGATCGTCACGACCCACAACCGGCACCTCGCGGGCCGCATGAATCGCCGGCTCGAACTGCGCGAGGGGCGCCTGTTCGCGTTCGCGGAATAA
- the bamA gene encoding outer membrane protein assembly factor BamA has protein sequence MAQSLVSEVRVAGNLRVEEDAIRLSIQAQPGEPFDAEMVNRDVKAIYRMGLFDDVSADFSATGVLTYTVKERPYVREVRIAGNDKVSTEDIEAALGVQLRTALDTARLQEGLQRVLRLYGEAGHVNTRVDYNLTPAENNQTIVTLSVFEGETLLIHRIAFEGNRAFSDDELKDVMDTKERWFIPFTSRGRLDPDVLTNDTAQLSSLYYDNGFVDHKIDEPIVLPRGEGLEVVIRIQEGERYRVGEVKVGGDIGRTPERLLERVSLTSGQVFRRSRLLNDVNALQERYADRGYAFVEVTPRTRFNVEERLVNVSYVVKQGPLVYFDEVRIAGNVKTRDKVIRRELEVAEEARFSSARVRESRNALLRTGFFKDVTVSTEKADRDDRINLVVNVEEAPTGTFSVGAGYSTASGFSFRTSLEERNLFGTGRRVSADLTLSKTDQDIVLGFVEPRIFDTRADLGFDVFHTTAEYATWTNRRSGFSTRISVPLRYLRLPYLGRRADVWRSDDPDLEPGFSILDHLNGGIGYTFFRSKVTDVDNDAPLSIEPGASTTSAVTPRLSYDTRNHFFSPTAGTRSTLSVKLAGLGGDNRFMRSDFSIAWYYPILANFDWGKSFALMLGGRIGYADSWTERQLPLFERYFAGGINSVRGYEYRTLGPRECPRDDPDCDDPAADGEAVGGNKQLILKTELHFPIANQWGFRGSLFFDQGQAFGPAENIRIEELKRSVGLAMQWQSPIGPVRLSWAYPVNAEPTDQKELLGFAFGALGGF, from the coding sequence GTGGCACAGTCGCTGGTCAGCGAGGTTCGCGTCGCGGGCAACCTGAGGGTGGAGGAGGATGCCATCCGGTTGAGCATCCAGGCCCAGCCGGGGGAACCGTTCGACGCCGAGATGGTGAACCGTGACGTCAAGGCCATCTACCGCATGGGTCTCTTCGATGACGTCAGCGCGGACTTCTCCGCCACCGGCGTTCTGACCTACACGGTCAAGGAACGCCCGTACGTGAGGGAGGTCCGGATCGCGGGCAACGACAAGGTGTCCACGGAGGACATCGAAGCGGCCCTGGGGGTCCAGTTGCGCACGGCTCTGGACACCGCGCGTTTGCAGGAAGGATTGCAGCGGGTGCTGCGCCTCTACGGCGAGGCCGGCCACGTCAATACCCGGGTCGACTACAACCTGACCCCGGCCGAGAACAACCAGACCATCGTGACCCTGAGCGTCTTCGAGGGCGAGACGCTGCTGATCCACAGGATTGCCTTCGAAGGCAACCGCGCCTTCTCCGACGACGAGTTGAAGGACGTCATGGATACGAAGGAGCGGTGGTTCATTCCCTTCACCAGCCGCGGCCGCCTGGATCCGGACGTCCTTACCAACGACACCGCGCAGTTGTCGTCGTTGTACTACGACAACGGGTTCGTGGACCACAAGATCGACGAGCCCATCGTCCTGCCGCGGGGCGAAGGCCTGGAGGTCGTGATCCGCATCCAGGAAGGCGAACGCTACCGCGTCGGAGAGGTGAAGGTCGGCGGGGATATCGGCCGGACGCCGGAGCGGCTGCTGGAACGGGTCAGCCTCACCTCGGGGCAGGTTTTTCGCCGGAGCCGTCTGCTCAACGACGTGAACGCGCTGCAGGAACGCTACGCGGACCGCGGCTACGCCTTCGTCGAGGTGACCCCTCGGACACGCTTCAACGTCGAAGAGCGGCTGGTGAACGTCAGCTACGTGGTCAAGCAGGGGCCGCTGGTCTACTTCGACGAGGTGAGGATCGCCGGCAACGTCAAGACCCGGGACAAGGTGATCCGGCGGGAGCTCGAAGTGGCGGAGGAGGCACGGTTCTCCTCGGCGAGAGTCCGGGAGAGCCGCAACGCCTTGTTGCGCACGGGCTTCTTCAAGGACGTGACCGTGTCCACGGAGAAGGCCGACCGGGATGACCGGATCAACCTGGTGGTGAACGTGGAGGAAGCGCCCACCGGTACCTTCAGCGTCGGCGCGGGCTACAGCACCGCCAGCGGGTTCTCCTTCCGAACCTCCCTGGAAGAACGCAACCTCTTCGGCACCGGACGGCGGGTGTCCGCGGACCTCACGCTGAGCAAAACCGACCAGGACATCGTCCTGGGCTTCGTGGAACCGCGCATTTTCGATACCCGCGCGGATCTCGGTTTCGACGTTTTCCACACCACCGCGGAGTACGCCACGTGGACGAACCGGCGCAGCGGTTTCTCCACCCGGATCAGCGTTCCGTTGCGATACCTTCGCCTGCCGTACCTCGGACGCCGCGCCGATGTCTGGCGCAGCGATGATCCGGACCTGGAGCCCGGGTTCTCCATCCTGGATCACCTTAACGGCGGCATCGGCTACACCTTTTTTCGTTCCAAGGTAACGGACGTGGACAACGACGCGCCGCTGAGTATCGAGCCGGGAGCATCCACCACGAGCGCGGTCACGCCGAGGCTTTCCTACGACACGCGCAATCACTTCTTCTCCCCCACCGCGGGCACGCGCTCCACGCTGTCCGTCAAGCTGGCCGGGCTTGGGGGAGACAACCGCTTCATGCGCAGCGACTTCTCCATAGCCTGGTACTATCCCATTCTCGCGAATTTCGACTGGGGCAAGAGCTTTGCCCTGATGCTCGGAGGCCGGATCGGCTACGCGGACTCCTGGACGGAACGGCAATTGCCGCTGTTCGAACGCTACTTCGCCGGCGGCATCAACTCGGTGCGCGGGTACGAGTATCGTACCCTGGGTCCGCGGGAATGCCCGCGGGACGATCCCGATTGCGACGACCCCGCGGCCGACGGCGAGGCCGTGGGCGGCAACAAGCAGCTCATCCTCAAGACCGAGCTGCACTTTCCGATCGCGAATCAATGGGGTTTCCGGGGCTCCCTCTTCTTCGACCAGGGACAGGCGTTCGGCCCTGCCGAGAACATCCGTATCGAGGAGCTGAAGCGTTCGGTGGGGCTGGCGATGCAGTGGCAGTCGCCCATCGGACCGGTCAGACTGAGTTGGGCTTACCCGGTGAACGCGGAGCCGACCGATCAGAAGGAGCTTCTCGGGTTCGCGTTCGGAGCGCTGGGCGGTTTTTGA
- a CDS encoding OmpH family outer membrane protein, with protein MVTRVCAVLLLTLLLTPAWGQELKVGFVNLQRAISLSERGKSARAQFQASVKDKQDALRKEQQAIEKEQRDLQKQGVLMKESERAKAQLRFQRRVRDYERDKRDMQEELALREREITDGILKDLQKIIAELGKTGKFTMILERSQLLYTDKGTDVTDDVIKLYDERFKKTADKDR; from the coding sequence ATGGTGACCCGAGTCTGTGCGGTTCTCTTGTTGACGCTGCTGCTGACCCCCGCGTGGGGCCAGGAGCTCAAGGTCGGGTTCGTCAATCTACAGAGGGCCATAAGCTTGTCCGAGCGCGGCAAGAGCGCGCGCGCCCAGTTCCAGGCCTCGGTCAAGGACAAGCAGGATGCATTGCGGAAGGAGCAGCAGGCCATCGAGAAGGAGCAGCGGGACCTGCAGAAGCAAGGCGTCCTGATGAAGGAGAGCGAGCGGGCCAAGGCACAGCTCCGCTTCCAGCGGCGCGTGCGCGATTACGAGCGCGACAAGCGCGACATGCAGGAGGAATTGGCTCTCAGGGAACGCGAGATCACCGACGGTATCCTGAAGGACCTGCAAAAGATCATCGCGGAGCTGGGCAAGACCGGGAAGTTCACCATGATCCTTGAACGAAGCCAGCTTCTCTACACGGACAAGGGTACCGACGTCACCGATGACGTGATCAAGCTTTACGACGAGCGCTTCAAGAAGACGGCCGACAAGGACAGGTGA